In Actinomycetota bacterium, the genomic window CATGAGCTCGATGCGCCGCAGGTCGGCGAAGCCCGCCTCGGCCGTGGTGACGACCTCGTGCGGCGGCTCGGGGTCGAAAGCGAGGCCGAGTTCCGGAGCACGGTCCCACAGCACCGTGCCGGGCAGGACGCGCAGTGTGGAGCACTGGATGCGCCACGGATGTACGCCGAGCGCCCACTCCATCGACGCGACCATGTCACCCGGCGTGTCGCCCGGCAGGCCGAAGATGAGGTCGCATTCCGTGGCGATGCCCTCGGCGCGCAACGCCTCGACGCCGGCTTGGAAGGCGTCCGGGTCGAAGGGGCGCCCGCACGCGGCCAGCGCGGCCGCGCCCGTGGTCTGCGGGCCGGTCTCGACGCTCGCGACGCCCGCGCGCGCGAGCAGCGCCGCCTGCTCGGGGCCGATGCGCTCGACGTCGACCTCGACGGTGTGGAGACGCACGCCGCGCACGGCGTGCGGGGCGAGCGTGTCGGCGAGCGTGCGCAGGCGGCTGTCGGTGAGGTTGAAGACCGGGTCGATGAAGGAGAACGAGCGGACGCCCTGCGCCGAGGCCACGAGGCCGATCTCGGCGCGC contains:
- a CDS encoding B12-binding domain-containing radical SAM protein is translated as WWVAYRLAALEPDVVGISVTCWNARAAYELVRVLGAALPDARVVLGGPEAGPIAEDVLRAHPHAHAVVRGEGEVTFAELLAAYADAAPAAPAHEVAGVTARTPDGAVRAAPDREPVADLDTLPSPYLTGVMPPLDGATYLETYRGCPHACAYCFEGHGSTRVRSHSDERVRAEIGLVASAQGVRSFSFIDPVFNLTDSRLRTLADTLAPHAVRGVRLHTVEVDVERIGPEQAALLARAGVASVETGPQTTGAAALAACGRPFDPDAFQAGVEALRAEGIATECDLIFGLPGDTPGDMVASMEWALGVHPWRIQCSTLRVLPGTVLWDRAPELGLAFDPEPPHEVVTTAEAGFADLRRIELMGAVLADEHAAALEGGVRA